The following proteins are encoded in a genomic region of Nitratireductor sp. GISD-1A_MAKvit:
- the eutH gene encoding ethanolamine utilization protein EutH has protein sequence MASIGTYVIYIIMACAVAGAIASIRNPETGLGKEFIEGLHSIGPIFIPVAGIMAAIPYLSEFIRAVAGPLFAMIGADPSIAATTVIAVDMGGYQLADALAQSRDAWMMATVVGYMSGATIIFSIPVGLAMLAKSDHKYMALGIMSGILSVPVGVFIACTLIAMTGLDIRPDVSTTSEATHQIALTMVDILRNLLPLIVFCVAIALGLRFAPDAMITGFLWFGRIMYAGITLVLVASIVEYFTGIFSAVFGSWGFDPIIADEQDQFRALEIAGYIGIMLAGAFPMVYLLTKYLAGPMQVIGARIGVSPEGAAGLLAASANILAMYRLVGQMRPRDKVLAIAFAVCAAFTFGDHLAFAANFQPTMILPLMLGKLFGGAAGFMLAVWLSVPKAEELASLEATPEPVARTAPAE, from the coding sequence CGGCCCGATTTTCATACCCGTGGCCGGTATCATGGCCGCGATCCCCTATCTGTCGGAGTTCATCCGGGCAGTCGCAGGACCGCTCTTTGCGATGATCGGCGCGGACCCGTCGATCGCTGCAACGACGGTGATCGCCGTCGACATGGGCGGCTATCAGCTGGCTGACGCATTGGCGCAGTCGCGCGATGCGTGGATGATGGCGACCGTCGTCGGCTACATGTCGGGCGCGACGATCATCTTCTCCATTCCCGTCGGGCTGGCGATGCTGGCAAAATCCGATCACAAATACATGGCGCTCGGCATCATGTCGGGCATTCTGAGCGTGCCGGTTGGCGTGTTCATCGCGTGTACGCTGATTGCCATGACGGGGCTCGACATCAGGCCCGACGTCTCCACCACTTCGGAGGCGACCCATCAGATCGCGCTGACCATGGTCGACATCCTGCGCAATCTGCTGCCCCTGATCGTGTTCTGCGTGGCAATCGCTTTGGGGCTGCGTTTCGCACCCGATGCGATGATCACCGGTTTCCTTTGGTTCGGGCGCATCATGTATGCCGGCATCACGCTGGTGCTTGTGGCTTCGATCGTTGAATATTTCACCGGCATTTTCTCCGCCGTGTTCGGCTCCTGGGGTTTCGACCCGATCATTGCCGATGAACAGGATCAGTTCCGTGCCCTGGAGATTGCCGGCTATATCGGCATCATGCTCGCCGGCGCGTTTCCGATGGTCTACCTGCTGACGAAATATCTGGCTGGCCCCATGCAGGTGATCGGCGCACGCATCGGCGTTTCGCCGGAAGGTGCGGCGGGGCTTCTGGCGGCAAGCGCGAACATTCTCGCCATGTACCGCCTGGTCGGTCAGATGCGGCCACGCGACAAGGTGCTGGCTATTGCCTTTGCCGTGTGTGCGGCATTTACCTTTGGCGACCATCTGGCATTTGCGGCGAACTTTCAGCCGACGATGATCCTGCCCTTGATGCTGGGCAAGCTCTTTGGCGGTGCTGCGGGCTTCATGCTGGCCGTGTGGCTCTCGGTGCCCAAGGCGGAAGAACTGGCTTCGCTAGAGGCAACACCCGAGCCGGTGGCGAGGACGGCACCGGCGGAGTGA